One Cryptomeria japonica chromosome 9, Sugi_1.0, whole genome shotgun sequence genomic window carries:
- the LOC131062885 gene encoding probable inactive receptor kinase At2g26730, with protein MQSRVNQSYALNFVLGVNIMEWRSCIIPWFLILLCTTCWAEGPSPAPSPVPSTADPFSHSIAPLALPVLVILLFIVFIYMYNKKHVEEKNHLKGSEIPTYFSPGHKKVNPGDWNKASESMEPNSISYNSEEKFSSDNHSTEFKQPKLQFIEKEQPSPFALEKLLRASAELLGQGLSGNVYRVVMDNGAALVVKRLKDLRVEGKDFEKRMAFMGNLKHPNVLPIIAYCSSPAENIVVYEYQNKGSLASLLDEFFKGKRELKWNTRLSIIRGVAKGLAFMHQEFKPWGSIPHGNLKPSNVILAENLEPYIADYGFNSLVEVCTAPTPFHSNAYKAPERRITQKSDVYNFGLMLLELLTGKKGDNAGFNLPNWVQSVVREEWTTKVFDKEMVKNAGEDNIVELLQLGLNCVNSAPEIRPTMNYACDVIDKLWDHEEGSYTSFESPRSSFHSTHSTTESPGGGISMATPSPIGNQSTLDLESSCMSV; from the exons ATGCAAAGTAGAGTTAATCAATCATATGCACTTAATTTTGTTTTGGGTGTCAACATAATGGAGTGGAGAAGTTGTATTATTCCATGGTTTCTTATCTTGTTATGCACTACATGCTGGGCTGAAGGTCCTAGTCCTGCTCCTTCCCCTGTTCCTTCCACTGCTGACCCATTTTCTCATAGTATAGCTCCATTGGCACTTCCTGTGTTGGTAATCCTCTTGTTTATTGTTTTCATATACATGTACAATAAGAAGCATGTAGAAGAGAAAAatcatttgaagggatctgaaaTACCAACTTATTTCAGTCCTGGACACAAAAAGGTTAATCCAGGAGACTGGAACAAAGCTTCTGAATCAATGGAACCCAATTCCATAAGTTATAATTCAGAGGAGAAATTCTCTAGTGACAACCATTCAACTGAGTTTAAGCAACCCAAGCTTCAGTTCATTGAGAAGGAGCAGCCCAGTCCATTTGCATTGGAAAAACTTCTAAGGGCCTCTGCTGAACTTTTGGGACAAGGACTCTCTGGGAATGTTTATAGAGTGGTGATGGATAATGGTGCTGCTTTGGTTGTCAAGAGGCTCAAGGATTTGCGAGTTGAAGGGAAGGATTTTGAAAAGAGGATGGCATTCATGGGGAATCTGAAGCACCCAAATGTGCTCCCTATAATTGCCTATTGTTCTTCCCCTGCTGAGAACATTGTTGTCTATGAATATCAAAACAAAGGGAGCCTTGCTTCTCTGCTGGATG AGTTTTTCAAGGGAAAGAGAGAACTAAAGTGGAACACCAGGCTCTCAATCATCAGAGGAGTTGCAAAGGGCCTAGCTTTCATGCACCAAGAGTTCAAACCCTGGGGCAGTATTCCCCATGGCAATCTCAAGCCTTCCAATGTCATTCTGGCAGAAAACCTAGAACCATACATTGCAGACTATGGTTTCAATTCCCTGGTAGAAGTATGCACAGCCCCCACACCCTTCCATTCAAATGCCTACAAAGCCCCAGAAAGAAGAATCACCCAAAAATCAGATGTGTACAACTTTGGACTGATGCTCCTTGAATTACTGACAGGCAAAAAGGGTGATAATGCAGGTTTTAATCTCCCCAATTGGGTTCAGTCTGTTGTAAGAGAAGAGTGGACAACTAAGGTCTTTGACAAAGAGATGGTGAAAAATGCAGGGGAGGATAATATAGTTGAACTTCTGCAGCTAGGCCTAAATTGTGTGAACAGTGCACCTGAGATTAGGCCTACTATGAACTATGCTTGTGACGTAATTGATAAGCTATGGGATCATGAAGAGGGGTCCTATACTTCTTTTGAGTCTCCTCGGTCTTCATTTCATTCAACCCACTCCACCACTGAATCGCCAGGAGGAGGGATTTCTATGGCCACACCAAGTCCTATCGGGAATCAATCAACTCTGGATCTGGAATCTTCATGCATGAGTGTTTGA